A section of the Enterobacter sp. C2 genome encodes:
- the artP gene encoding arginine ABC transporter ATP-binding protein ArtP has translation MSIKLNGINCFYGAHQALFDITLDCPEGETLVLLGPSGAGKSSLLRVLNLLEMPRSGTLSIAGNNFDFAKTPSDKAIRELRQNVGMVFQQYNLWPHLTVVQNLIEAPCRVLGLSKEQAHARADKLLERLRLKPYSDRYPLHLSGGQQQRVAIARALMMEPQVLLFDEPTAALDPEITAQIVSIIRELAQTKITQVIVTHEVEVARKTASRVVYMENGYIVEQGDASTFTAPQTDAFKNYLSH, from the coding sequence ATGAGTATTAAATTAAACGGCATTAACTGCTTCTACGGCGCACATCAGGCGCTGTTTGATATCACACTCGACTGCCCAGAGGGCGAGACGCTGGTACTGCTCGGCCCAAGCGGCGCGGGCAAGAGTTCGCTGCTGCGCGTGCTTAACCTGCTGGAGATGCCGCGCTCCGGCACCCTGAGCATTGCGGGTAACAATTTCGATTTTGCCAAAACGCCCTCTGATAAAGCGATCCGCGAGCTGCGGCAAAACGTCGGCATGGTGTTTCAGCAGTACAACCTCTGGCCGCATCTGACCGTGGTGCAAAACCTGATTGAAGCGCCCTGCCGCGTGCTGGGACTGAGCAAAGAGCAGGCCCATGCCCGCGCCGATAAGCTGCTGGAGCGCCTGCGCCTGAAACCCTACAGCGATCGCTATCCGCTGCACCTCTCCGGCGGCCAGCAGCAGCGCGTGGCCATTGCCCGAGCGCTAATGATGGAGCCGCAGGTGCTGCTGTTTGACGAGCCGACGGCCGCGCTGGATCCCGAGATTACTGCGCAGATCGTCAGTATTATTCGCGAACTGGCGCAGACCAAAATTACCCAGGTTATTGTGACTCACGAAGTTGAAGTGGCGCGTAAAACCGCCAGCCGTGTGGTGTATATGGAAAATGGGTATATTGTCGAACAGGGCGATGCCAGCACCTTTACCGCACCGCAGACCGA
- a CDS encoding lipoprotein: MRYSFLSVIAPCALVLTACTTPVTPAFKDIGTRSGPCVAGGPDAVAQQFYDYRIQHRSNDLTALRPYLSDDLAAMLTAASRDSRNSALLSADPFSSRATPAQTATVASASTIPNTDARNIPLRVELTQGNQRWLDEVLMVREGQCWAVDDVRYLGGSVHAPAGSLRQSIEHR, translated from the coding sequence ATGCGCTACTCTTTTCTATCCGTCATTGCGCCCTGTGCGCTGGTGCTCACCGCTTGCACCACTCCCGTGACGCCCGCGTTTAAGGATATCGGCACGCGCAGCGGCCCCTGCGTGGCAGGCGGTCCTGATGCCGTTGCGCAGCAGTTTTACGACTACCGCATCCAGCACCGCAGTAACGATCTGACGGCGCTGCGTCCCTACCTCAGCGACGACCTCGCCGCGATGCTGACCGCCGCCTCCCGCGACAGCCGCAATAGCGCCCTGCTGAGCGCCGATCCCTTCTCCAGCCGCGCTACACCAGCCCAAACGGCCACGGTCGCCAGCGCCTCAACGATCCCTAATACCGACGCGCGCAATATTCCTCTGCGCGTGGAGTTGACCCAGGGCAATCAGCGCTGGCTGGACGAGGTGCTGATGGTGCGTGAAGGCCAGTGCTGGGCGGTAGATGACGTGCGCTATCTCGGCGGTAGCGTTCACGCCCCGGCAGGCTCTCTGCGCCAGTCAATCGAACATCGCTAA
- a CDS encoding N-acetylmuramoyl-L-alanine amidase, producing MRLFPAPMPQLAWQRFWLLVLALLLTGCASKKSEISDKGVVKKVSYELDTQRRAQAAYPRIKVLVIHYTAGDFDTSLTTLTDKDVSAHYLIPEHPPVHNGKPRIWQLVPEDQLAWHAGVSYWRGATRINDTSIGIELENHGWQKIGREKDFTPFAPDQIAALIPLAKDIINSYNILPANVVAHSDVAPQRKVDPGPLFPWRELAAQGIGAWPDAQRVTFYLNGRAPSQRVDSATLLDVLYRYGYEVVPGMTLAQQKRVIMAFQMHFRPARYDGVADAETLAIANALLEKYGQG from the coding sequence ATGCGGCTATTTCCCGCCCCTATGCCGCAGCTGGCGTGGCAACGATTCTGGCTGTTGGTGTTGGCCTTGCTGCTTACCGGTTGTGCAAGCAAGAAGAGCGAGATAAGTGACAAGGGCGTGGTGAAGAAGGTGAGCTATGAGCTGGATACCCAGCGTCGGGCTCAGGCGGCTTACCCACGAATAAAAGTGCTGGTGATCCACTACACGGCGGGTGATTTCGATACCTCTCTTACCACCCTGACGGATAAAGATGTCAGCGCCCACTACCTCATCCCCGAACATCCGCCGGTTCACAACGGCAAGCCGCGCATCTGGCAACTGGTGCCCGAAGATCAGCTGGCGTGGCACGCCGGGGTGAGCTACTGGCGGGGCGCAACGCGGATCAATGATACCTCTATCGGCATTGAGCTGGAGAATCATGGCTGGCAGAAGATAGGCAGAGAGAAAGACTTTACCCCCTTTGCTCCGGATCAAATTGCCGCGCTGATCCCGCTGGCGAAGGATATCATTAATAGTTACAACATACTGCCAGCTAACGTCGTGGCACACTCCGACGTCGCCCCCCAGCGTAAAGTCGATCCCGGTCCGCTGTTTCCGTGGCGTGAGCTGGCCGCGCAGGGGATTGGTGCCTGGCCGGACGCCCAGCGCGTGACCTTCTACCTCAACGGGCGCGCGCCTTCTCAGCGAGTCGATAGCGCAACCCTCCTGGATGTGCTCTACCGTTACGGCTATGAGGTGGTGCCGGGCATGACGTTAGCCCAGCAGAAGCGGGTGATTATGGCCTTCCAGATGCACTTCCGCCCGGCGCGCTATGACGGCGTCGCCGACGCGGAAACCCTGGCCATTGCCAACGCGCTGCTGGAAAAATATGGCCAGGGATGA
- a CDS encoding helix-turn-helix domain-containing protein translates to MSTPPENNLSDILSRRPVQAYQRLLFVLEDKGHVFSLAPGESAEKSMVAESNIWLITRGVFAVVRESDASWLGTASAPFVLGLSGLFSAHAGDYSLMAQNSCQGISVERDVFFQCMEQHQLWQDVAHIQAWLLELLLFRDSWISSGDAYQMIRRQLLNLMKLPYDIRITTPVESYIRHHTSLSRSSVFRILSQLRKGKFVLIKKGKLINVARLPEKY, encoded by the coding sequence ATGAGCACACCTCCTGAAAATAACCTTTCAGATATTCTTTCCCGGCGTCCAGTTCAGGCGTATCAGAGGCTTTTGTTTGTGCTGGAAGATAAAGGCCACGTTTTTAGCCTGGCGCCAGGGGAGAGTGCCGAAAAAAGCATGGTAGCTGAAAGCAATATCTGGCTCATTACGCGAGGTGTATTTGCCGTGGTAAGGGAGTCGGATGCCAGCTGGTTGGGAACGGCCTCTGCACCCTTTGTATTAGGGTTAAGCGGACTGTTTTCCGCGCATGCCGGAGACTACAGCCTGATGGCGCAAAATAGCTGCCAGGGAATAAGCGTTGAGCGCGATGTTTTTTTTCAGTGTATGGAACAGCACCAGCTCTGGCAGGACGTGGCGCATATTCAGGCCTGGCTACTGGAACTGCTGCTGTTCAGGGATAGCTGGATCTCTTCCGGGGATGCGTACCAAATGATCAGACGGCAGCTTCTCAACCTCATGAAGCTGCCCTATGACATTCGTATTACAACGCCCGTTGAGAGTTATATCCGTCATCATACCAGCCTTTCCCGCAGCTCGGTTTTCCGCATTCTTTCGCAGCTGCGCAAAGGCAAGTTTGTCCTGATTAAAAAAGGGAAGCTGATTAACGTTGCGCGCCTCCCCGAGAAGTATTGA
- a CDS encoding Ig-like domain-containing protein, with protein MKVKSKPKPLTGVRQAHLFERIRRSNWQQKFVLFFICIFSLTTYPVSASFLLSQPTTSTEPQADSATLPGSDTLSTTASALSSSGTDGVKGAAASAAAGYAASSAQDWLSQFGTAKVKLNVDDNGNWDDSSLDFLLPLYDNQQQLLFTQLGYRAPDGRNTGNFGLGVRVFNLKNWMFGGNVFFDDDFTGKNRRVGAGAEAWTDFFKFGFNTYAGTTDWHTSRDFADYNEKPADGFDVRVDGYLPAYPQLGGKLMYEKYYGDDVALFDKDTLQNDPSAVTVGFNYTPIPLVTAGVDYRRGQDSVDETEFSLNVRYAIGQPWGAQISPDQVAARRSLAGSRYDLVDRNNEIVLQYKKKQTNEALADMTLTALQGYSPADGATNNTVKVHAVTSDGTAARNAAILWSVSGTGKLSATSGVTDGNGDATVAITDGTAEQVTVSATSGSITRSVPSNFIKSVSSLNLKLTDNNSKADGSDADSGQVTVRDANGNVMSGVQVSWSVDHSARIVRSDAVTDASGHASIDYTDTKAESVKLTASASGKTESKDSAFVATAAANTISVTMTTDNAQADGVTSNVARATVKDSTGKALSGVTVNWATTGSAKLSTGASVTDGNGNATVNLTDTVAESGLTVTATAGDATGTTTTTFVGVQQNIAVEMTTDNSPADGVTPNVARATVTDSNGKALSGVTVNWATTGSAKLAATSSVTDGSGVATVNLTDTVAESGVSVTATTDNAKGSTTTTFKGIQQNIAVEMTTDNSPADGATPNVARATVTDSNGKALPNVTVNWTTTGSAKLAAASSVTDANGNASVNLTDTVAESGLTVTATADNAKGSTSTTFVEIQKTIAVAMTTDNAPADGTTPNVARATVTDSNGKALANVTVNWTTTGSAKLAAASSVTDANGNASVNLTDTVAESNLTVTATAGSAKGSTTTSFKAVLDNLTVTTTTDNSPADGMSTDVVNALVTDSTGKALPDVTVNWSTTGNAKLAAASSVTDSTGHAEVSLTDTTPETGLTVTATVGEAKGTTQVTFTELQQTVNVTMKVNNVVADGKAENIARVLVLNDNRPVANAPVVWSKDSSNAKFVSSVNGITDSNGIATISMTDTTVETFNVVADVEGVTGKTQSTFQATPFGPITLTMPETASIGGINVDVATGGTPVVVQPYVGMASGDKIAINTHVTDASNGKVLPYTAPVYTVGDAEVGKEITVNIPENDLMGVEGDNGVWAHLRVNAVVTQGERVAKGTLNMDIDTCGAAGCFPEK; from the coding sequence ATGAAAGTAAAATCGAAACCCAAACCGCTTACCGGGGTGCGGCAAGCGCACCTGTTTGAAAGGATACGCCGATCTAACTGGCAACAAAAGTTTGTCCTTTTCTTTATCTGTATTTTTTCACTGACAACCTACCCGGTTTCAGCCTCTTTCCTGCTAAGTCAACCAACCACCTCTACCGAACCGCAGGCCGATAGTGCGACACTGCCCGGCAGCGATACACTTAGCACAACAGCGTCAGCGCTCTCCTCTTCTGGTACAGACGGTGTGAAAGGTGCAGCAGCTTCAGCTGCGGCGGGCTATGCGGCCTCTTCAGCTCAGGACTGGCTGAGCCAGTTTGGTACCGCTAAGGTGAAGCTGAACGTAGATGATAACGGCAACTGGGACGACAGCTCCCTGGATTTCTTGCTGCCGCTGTATGACAACCAGCAGCAGCTGCTGTTTACCCAGCTGGGTTACCGTGCGCCGGACGGCCGCAATACCGGTAACTTTGGCTTAGGCGTCAGGGTATTTAACCTGAAGAACTGGATGTTCGGCGGCAACGTCTTCTTTGATGATGACTTCACTGGTAAAAACCGCCGTGTTGGCGCGGGGGCTGAGGCCTGGACAGACTTTTTTAAGTTTGGCTTTAACACCTATGCCGGTACTACAGACTGGCATACCTCACGGGATTTCGCCGACTATAATGAAAAACCCGCTGATGGTTTCGATGTCCGGGTTGACGGTTACCTCCCTGCCTATCCGCAGCTCGGCGGCAAGCTGATGTATGAAAAATACTATGGCGATGACGTTGCCCTGTTTGATAAAGACACGCTGCAAAACGATCCTTCTGCGGTGACCGTTGGGTTTAACTATACGCCTATTCCGTTAGTGACCGCTGGCGTTGACTACCGTCGCGGCCAGGATTCGGTGGATGAAACCGAGTTTAGCCTTAACGTCCGCTATGCCATTGGTCAGCCGTGGGGCGCGCAGATCTCGCCCGATCAGGTTGCCGCTCGTCGCAGCCTGGCAGGCAGCCGTTACGATCTGGTCGATCGTAACAATGAAATTGTACTCCAGTACAAGAAGAAACAGACCAACGAAGCGCTTGCGGATATGACGTTGACCGCGCTTCAGGGCTATAGCCCGGCCGACGGCGCGACCAATAATACCGTTAAGGTTCATGCGGTCACCTCAGACGGCACGGCCGCACGAAATGCCGCCATTCTCTGGAGCGTCAGCGGAACGGGTAAACTGAGCGCCACATCCGGCGTTACGGATGGTAACGGAGACGCAACCGTTGCCATTACCGACGGCACCGCCGAGCAGGTTACGGTCTCGGCTACATCCGGCTCGATTACCCGCAGCGTACCCAGCAACTTTATCAAATCCGTTAGCTCACTTAATCTTAAGCTGACCGATAACAACAGCAAAGCCGACGGCTCCGACGCCGATAGCGGCCAGGTAACCGTACGCGATGCCAATGGTAATGTGATGTCGGGTGTGCAGGTGAGCTGGAGCGTGGATCACAGCGCCAGGATTGTGCGCAGCGATGCTGTGACCGACGCCAGCGGCCATGCAAGCATTGACTATACCGATACCAAGGCGGAGTCGGTGAAACTGACCGCCAGCGCCTCGGGTAAAACAGAGTCAAAAGATTCTGCCTTTGTTGCCACGGCGGCGGCGAATACGATTTCGGTTACGATGACTACGGATAACGCGCAGGCCGATGGCGTAACGTCTAACGTAGCCCGTGCCACGGTAAAAGATAGCACCGGTAAAGCGCTGTCTGGCGTAACGGTAAACTGGGCCACCACCGGCAGCGCAAAACTGTCCACTGGTGCGTCGGTGACCGATGGCAACGGTAACGCGACCGTTAACCTGACCGATACCGTTGCGGAGAGTGGCCTGACCGTGACCGCCACGGCAGGGGACGCGACCGGCACCACCACGACCACATTCGTGGGCGTTCAGCAGAACATCGCCGTCGAGATGACCACCGACAACTCCCCAGCCGATGGTGTAACGCCGAACGTGGCCCGCGCCACGGTAACGGACAGCAACGGCAAAGCACTGTCAGGCGTGACCGTCAACTGGGCCACTACTGGCAGTGCCAAACTGGCTGCGACCTCTTCAGTGACCGATGGCAGTGGTGTTGCTACCGTAAACCTGACGGATACCGTCGCGGAGAGCGGCGTGAGCGTGACGGCTACCACGGACAACGCCAAAGGCTCGACCACCACGACCTTTAAGGGGATCCAGCAGAACATTGCCGTTGAGATGACCACCGACAACTCGCCGGCCGATGGCGCAACGCCAAACGTGGCCCGCGCCACGGTAACGGACAGCAACGGTAAAGCACTGCCTAACGTGACCGTCAACTGGACCACCACCGGCAGCGCAAAACTGGCAGCGGCCTCGTCGGTGACCGACGCCAACGGCAATGCCAGCGTAAACCTGACCGATACCGTTGCAGAGAGCGGCCTGACCGTGACCGCCACGGCGGACAATGCCAAAGGCTCAACGTCTACAACGTTTGTTGAGATTCAAAAAACGATCGCGGTAGCGATGACCACCGACAACGCGCCGGCGGATGGCACAACGCCAAACGTGGCTCGCGCCACCGTAACGGACAGCAACGGTAAAGCACTGGCAAACGTGACCGTCAACTGGACCACCACCGGCAGCGCAAAACTGGCAGCAGCCTCGTCGGTGACCGACGCCAACGGCAATGCCAGCGTAAACCTGACGGACACCGTTGCAGAGAGCAATCTGACCGTCACCGCGACGGCGGGAAGTGCGAAAGGGTCAACGACCACCTCCTTTAAGGCGGTGTTGGATAACCTTACCGTCACCACGACAACCGATAATTCACCAGCCGATGGCATGTCAACCGACGTTGTTAACGCGCTAGTCACAGATAGCACCGGTAAGGCGCTGCCTGACGTCACCGTGAACTGGTCCACCACCGGCAATGCCAAACTGGCTGCGGCCTCGTCCGTGACAGACAGTACGGGTCATGCGGAAGTGAGCCTGACGGATACCACGCCTGAGACCGGACTGACGGTAACGGCAACGGTAGGTGAGGCGAAGGGCACTACCCAGGTGACGTTTACCGAGCTTCAGCAAACCGTGAATGTGACGATGAAGGTTAATAACGTTGTGGCCGACGGTAAGGCTGAAAACATTGCAAGAGTATTGGTTCTGAACGATAACCGACCGGTTGCGAATGCTCCGGTCGTATGGAGTAAGGATTCGTCCAATGCTAAATTTGTGTCTTCAGTCAATGGCATAACCGATAGTAATGGTATCGCCACCATTTCTATGACTGATACTACCGTCGAAACCTTTAACGTTGTTGCTGATGTAGAAGGTGTTACTGGTAAAACGCAATCAACTTTCCAGGCGACACCTTTTGGGCCGATCACATTAACCATGCCTGAAACCGCCTCAATTGGTGGGATTAACGTTGACGTTGCCACTGGCGGGACGCCAGTCGTTGTCCAGCCTTATGTCGGTATGGCCAGTGGTGATAAAATTGCGATTAACACCCATGTCACTGATGCGTCAAACGGCAAGGTGCTGCCTTATACTGCCCCGGTTTACACGGTTGGCGACGCAGAAGTTGGTAAAGAGATCACCGTCAATATCCCTGAAAACGACTTAATGGGCGTAGAGGGTGATAACGGAGTCTGGGCTCACCTACGCGTTAATGCAGTGGTGACTCAGGGCGAACGCGTGGCGAAGGGAACGTTAAATATGGATATTGATACCTGTGGCGCAGCAGGTTGCTTCCCTGAAAAATAG
- a CDS encoding NAD(P)-dependent oxidoreductase, whose protein sequence is MKVLVTGATSGLGRNAVEYLRQRGVSVRASGRNEAMGKLLQKMGAEFVQADLTELVSSQAKVMLAGVDTLWHCSSFTSPWGTQEAFDLANVRATRRLGEWAVAWGVRNFIHVSSPSLYFDYHHHHDIDETFRPARFANEFARSKAAAEEVIQLLAQANPNTRFTILRPQSLFGPHDKVFIPRLAQMMHHYRSVLLPRGGDALVDMTYFENAVHAMWLASQETCDALPSGRAYNITNGERRTLRSIVQRLIDELEIHCRIRSVPYPMLDIIARSMERFCDKRAKEPALTHYGVSKLNFDFTLDTRRARDELGYAPLVTLDEGIRRTALWLKDHGKLHR, encoded by the coding sequence ATGAAGGTTCTGGTCACCGGCGCAACCAGCGGTTTAGGCCGCAACGCGGTCGAGTATCTGCGTCAGAGAGGCGTGAGCGTCAGAGCAAGCGGTCGCAATGAGGCGATGGGCAAGCTGCTGCAAAAGATGGGCGCGGAGTTCGTCCAGGCCGATCTCACCGAGCTTGTCTCCTCTCAGGCAAAGGTAATGCTGGCTGGCGTCGACACGCTCTGGCACTGCTCCAGCTTTACCTCGCCCTGGGGCACGCAGGAAGCGTTCGACCTCGCCAACGTGCGAGCGACCCGCCGCCTCGGTGAGTGGGCCGTGGCATGGGGCGTGCGGAACTTTATCCACGTCTCCTCGCCGTCGCTCTATTTCGATTATCATCACCACCATGATATTGACGAGACCTTTCGCCCGGCGCGGTTTGCCAACGAGTTTGCCCGCAGTAAAGCCGCTGCGGAAGAGGTGATCCAGCTCCTTGCCCAGGCCAATCCCAACACCCGCTTTACTATTCTGCGTCCGCAGAGCCTGTTTGGCCCGCACGACAAGGTGTTTATTCCCCGGCTGGCGCAGATGATGCACCACTACCGCAGCGTGCTGCTGCCGCGCGGCGGCGATGCATTAGTGGATATGACCTACTTCGAGAACGCGGTGCATGCTATGTGGCTCGCCAGCCAGGAGACCTGTGACGCACTGCCGTCCGGGCGCGCCTATAACATTACCAACGGCGAGCGGCGTACCCTGCGCAGCATCGTCCAGCGGCTGATCGACGAGCTTGAGATCCACTGCCGTATTCGCTCAGTGCCCTACCCGATGCTGGATATCATCGCTCGCAGCATGGAGCGCTTTTGTGACAAGCGGGCTAAAGAGCCCGCTCTGACCCACTATGGCGTCTCAAAGCTGAACTTTGATTTCACCCTTGATACCCGCCGTGCCCGCGACGAGCTAGGCTATGCCCCGCTAGTGACGCTGGATGAGGGGATACGGCGCACCGCCCTGTGGCTCAAGGATCACGGCAAGCTGCACCGCTGA
- the ltaE gene encoding low-specificity L-threonine aldolase — protein sequence MIDLRSDTVTRPSRAMMKAMMAAPVGDDVYGDDPTVNELQRYAAELAGKEAALFLPTGTQANLVALLSHCERGEEYIVGQGAHNYLYEAGGAAVLGSIQPQPIDASPDGSLPLDKVAAKIKPDDIHFARTRLLSLENTHNGKVLPREYLAEAWHFTRENGLALHVDGARIFNAVVEYGCPLKEITQYCDTFTICLSKGLGTPVGSLLVGSHEYIKRANRWRKMTGGGMRQAGFLAAAGLFALKNNVERLKEDHANAAWLAAQLQEIGADVMRHDTNMLFVRVGEQNAAALGEFMQARGVLLNASPIVRIVTHLDVSRAQLEELVNHWQAFLKR from the coding sequence GTGATTGATTTACGTAGTGATACCGTGACCCGACCGAGCCGCGCCATGATGAAAGCGATGATGGCCGCCCCGGTCGGGGACGACGTGTATGGTGACGATCCCACCGTTAATGAACTACAACGCTATGCCGCCGAGCTTGCAGGCAAAGAGGCAGCGCTGTTTCTGCCTACCGGCACCCAGGCCAACCTGGTGGCGCTGCTCAGCCATTGCGAGCGCGGTGAGGAGTATATCGTGGGTCAGGGAGCACACAACTATCTCTACGAGGCCGGCGGCGCAGCGGTGCTGGGCAGCATTCAGCCTCAGCCCATCGACGCCAGCCCGGACGGCTCGCTCCCGCTGGATAAGGTAGCGGCGAAGATCAAGCCGGACGATATTCACTTCGCCCGTACCCGCCTGCTGAGCTTAGAGAACACTCACAACGGCAAGGTGTTGCCGCGTGAATACCTCGCTGAGGCGTGGCACTTTACCCGTGAGAATGGCCTGGCGCTGCACGTTGACGGCGCACGCATCTTCAATGCGGTGGTGGAGTATGGCTGCCCGTTAAAAGAGATCACCCAATACTGCGATACCTTTACCATCTGCCTCTCAAAAGGCCTCGGCACGCCGGTTGGCTCGCTGCTGGTAGGCAGCCATGAATATATCAAGCGCGCTAACCGCTGGCGCAAAATGACCGGCGGCGGCATGCGCCAGGCGGGGTTCCTGGCAGCGGCGGGCCTGTTTGCGCTGAAGAACAACGTTGAGCGTCTGAAAGAAGATCACGCTAACGCCGCATGGCTGGCGGCGCAGCTGCAGGAAATTGGCGCTGACGTTATGCGTCACGATACCAATATGCTGTTTGTCCGCGTAGGCGAGCAGAACGCCGCGGCCCTTGGCGAGTTTATGCAGGCGCGCGGCGTGCTGCTCAACGCGTCACCGATCGTCCGCATCGTTACCCATCTCGACGTCAGTCGCGCACAGCTGGAAGAGTTGGTTAACCACTGGCAGGCGTTCCTGAAACGTTAA
- the poxB gene encoding ubiquinone-dependent pyruvate dehydrogenase: protein MKQTVAAYIAKTLEQAGVKRIWGVTGDSLNGLSDSLNKMGTIEWMSTRHEEVAAFAAGAEAQLTGELAVCAGSCGPGNLHLINGLFDCHRNHVPVVAIAAHIPSSEIGSGYFQETHPQELFRECSHYCELVSSPEQIPQVLAIAMRKAILNRGVSVIVLPGDVALKPAPESASSHWYSAPQPVVTPTETELHKLAQLLRYSSNIALMCGSGCAGAHDELLAFAEKLKAPIIHAMRGKEHVEYDNPYDVGMTGLIGFSSGFHAMMNADTVILLGTQFPYRAFYPTDAKIIQIDINPASIGAHSKVDMALVGDIKATLAALLPHLEEKTDRRFLDKALEDYRDARKGLDDLAKPSSKVIHPQYLAQRISDFADDDAIFTCDVGTPTVWAARYLKMNGKRRLLGSFNHGSMANAMPQALGAQATHPSRQVVAMCGDGGFSMLMGDFLSLAQMNLPVKIIVFNNSVLGFVAMEMKAGGYLTDGTDLHETNFARIAEACGITGIRVEKSADVDSALQRAFATEGPVLVDVTVAKEELSIPPQIKLEQAKGFSLYMLRAIINGRGDEVVELAKTNWLR from the coding sequence ATGAAACAAACCGTCGCCGCTTATATCGCTAAAACGCTTGAGCAGGCCGGGGTAAAACGCATCTGGGGCGTTACCGGTGATTCACTGAATGGTCTGAGCGATAGCCTGAACAAGATGGGCACTATCGAATGGATGTCGACCCGTCATGAAGAGGTCGCCGCCTTTGCCGCCGGGGCAGAAGCGCAGCTAACGGGCGAGCTGGCGGTGTGTGCGGGCTCATGCGGGCCAGGCAACCTGCATCTGATCAACGGCCTCTTTGACTGCCACCGCAACCACGTGCCGGTGGTGGCGATTGCGGCGCATATTCCCTCCAGCGAAATTGGCAGCGGCTACTTCCAGGAGACCCATCCGCAGGAGCTGTTCCGCGAATGCAGCCACTACTGCGAGCTGGTCTCCAGCCCGGAGCAGATCCCGCAGGTGTTAGCCATCGCCATGCGTAAGGCGATCCTCAATCGCGGCGTCTCGGTGATCGTCCTGCCCGGCGACGTGGCGCTGAAGCCCGCGCCGGAGAGCGCCAGCAGCCACTGGTATAGCGCTCCGCAGCCGGTGGTGACGCCTACCGAAACAGAGCTGCACAAGCTCGCCCAGCTGCTGCGCTACTCCAGCAATATCGCCCTGATGTGCGGCAGCGGCTGTGCCGGGGCCCATGACGAGCTGCTTGCCTTTGCCGAAAAGCTGAAAGCACCGATTATCCATGCCATGCGCGGCAAAGAGCACGTGGAGTATGACAACCCCTACGACGTGGGCATGACCGGGCTGATCGGCTTCTCATCCGGCTTCCATGCCATGATGAACGCTGACACGGTGATATTGCTCGGCACCCAGTTCCCCTACCGGGCCTTCTACCCCACCGATGCTAAAATTATCCAGATTGATATCAATCCGGCCAGCATTGGCGCACACAGCAAAGTAGACATGGCCCTGGTGGGCGATATCAAAGCCACGCTGGCTGCCCTGCTGCCGCACCTGGAGGAGAAAACCGACCGCCGCTTCCTTGATAAAGCGCTGGAAGACTACCGCGACGCCCGCAAGGGCCTGGATGACCTGGCGAAGCCCAGCAGCAAGGTCATTCACCCGCAATACCTCGCCCAGCGGATCAGCGATTTTGCTGATGACGACGCCATCTTCACCTGCGACGTGGGGACGCCGACGGTGTGGGCCGCCCGCTACCTGAAGATGAACGGCAAGCGCCGCCTGCTTGGCTCGTTCAACCACGGTTCAATGGCCAACGCCATGCCGCAGGCGCTGGGAGCGCAGGCGACGCATCCCAGCCGTCAGGTAGTGGCGATGTGCGGCGACGGCGGGTTCAGCATGCTGATGGGCGATTTTCTCTCCCTGGCGCAGATGAATCTGCCGGTAAAAATCATCGTCTTTAACAACAGCGTGCTGGGCTTCGTGGCGATGGAGATGAAGGCCGGCGGATACCTGACGGACGGAACCGACCTGCATGAGACCAACTTCGCCCGCATCGCAGAGGCGTGCGGTATTACCGGCATCCGCGTTGAGAAGTCCGCCGACGTCGACAGCGCCCTGCAGCGTGCGTTCGCCACCGAGGGTCCTGTGCTGGTGGACGTGACGGTGGCAAAAGAGGAGCTCTCTATTCCGCCGCAGATCAAGCTTGAACAGGCCAAGGGCTTCAGCCTCTATATGCTGCGCGCCATCATCAACGGTCGCGGCGATGAGGTCGTGGAACTGGCGAAAACCAACTGGCTCAGGTAA
- a CDS encoding DoxX family protein, protein MVKSMLNAVNRMCAHEDAGRFLLRLTVGGLMLFHGLHKLIDGVDGISGMLVAKGLPGFIAYGVLVGEVVAPVLIILGIFTRPAALVLAFTMIVAWMMVGVNITGQLDKTGAWAIESMVYFFIAALAVAFLGAGRYSVAPKYS, encoded by the coding sequence ATGGTTAAATCAATGTTAAATGCGGTTAATAGAATGTGTGCACATGAAGATGCAGGCCGTTTTTTACTGCGTCTGACGGTGGGTGGGCTGATGCTGTTTCACGGCCTGCACAAGCTGATTGACGGTGTGGATGGCATCAGCGGCATGCTGGTGGCGAAGGGGCTGCCGGGGTTTATCGCCTACGGCGTGCTGGTTGGGGAGGTGGTGGCACCGGTGCTGATTATTCTCGGCATCTTCACCCGCCCGGCGGCGCTGGTGCTGGCCTTTACGATGATCGTTGCCTGGATGATGGTAGGGGTGAATATTACCGGACAGCTGGATAAAACCGGTGCCTGGGCGATTGAGAGCATGGTCTACTTCTTTATCGCGGCGCTGGCGGTGGCTTTCTTAGGCGCCGGACGCTACTCCGTGGCACCAAAATATTCATAA